One window of the Shewanella maritima genome contains the following:
- a CDS encoding inorganic phosphate transporter, producing the protein MDIAIWIFLSSGLFLGWSLGANDAANVFGTAVGSKMVKFSTAALICSVMVILGAVISGAGASHTLGALGKVSAIGGAFTVALSAATTVYLMTKAGLPVSTGQSIVGAIIGWNLFSGMPTDSAVLTKILSTWVMCPILAAITAVLLYMGINKAIKLIRPGMFQLDNWTRIGLILAGAFGSYSLGANNIANVMGVFVTSTPLDPIELFNIEFSAAMQLFFIGAVAISVGVFTYSKKVMMTVGDNLISMTPVTAWVVVMAHSIVLFIFSSQSLSNAFVDIGLPAIPLVPVSSSQAVIGAVIGIALLKRLPVQWKVLGRVLMGWVITPIMSAIACFIGLFVVQNLFNQVVM; encoded by the coding sequence ATGGATATTGCAATCTGGATTTTTCTCTCCAGCGGCCTGTTTCTCGGCTGGTCACTGGGCGCCAATGATGCTGCCAATGTATTTGGCACCGCAGTTGGTTCCAAAATGGTTAAATTCTCCACCGCAGCGCTTATTTGCTCAGTAATGGTCATTCTTGGCGCCGTGATTAGTGGCGCTGGTGCATCACACACCTTAGGCGCACTGGGTAAAGTCTCGGCCATTGGCGGTGCTTTTACCGTGGCGCTTTCAGCGGCAACCACTGTTTACCTGATGACCAAGGCCGGCCTACCTGTGTCGACCGGTCAGTCTATTGTTGGCGCGATCATAGGTTGGAACCTATTCAGTGGCATGCCCACTGACTCGGCGGTACTGACTAAAATTCTCAGCACCTGGGTAATGTGCCCAATTCTCGCTGCCATTACTGCAGTGCTGTTATACATGGGCATCAACAAAGCGATTAAGCTGATTCGCCCAGGTATGTTCCAACTCGACAATTGGACGCGTATCGGTCTTATTCTCGCGGGTGCCTTTGGCTCTTACAGTTTAGGTGCCAACAACATTGCCAACGTAATGGGCGTGTTTGTCACCAGTACGCCACTTGACCCAATTGAGTTGTTCAACATTGAGTTTAGCGCCGCAATGCAGCTGTTCTTTATCGGCGCAGTTGCCATCAGCGTTGGGGTATTTACTTACTCTAAAAAAGTGATGATGACTGTGGGCGACAACCTCATTTCCATGACACCAGTTACCGCCTGGGTTGTGGTCATGGCGCACTCAATTGTGCTGTTTATCTTCTCGTCGCAATCCCTGTCTAACGCCTTTGTTGATATCGGCTTACCTGCCATTCCATTGGTGCCAGTGTCTAGCTCACAAGCGGTGATCGGCGCTGTCATCGGTATTGCACTGCTTAAGCGACTGCCAGTGCAGTGGAAAGTGTTGGGGCGGGTATTAATGGGCTGGGTAATTACGCCAATTATGTCAGCGATTGCCTGTTTTATTGGTTTGTTTGTGGTGCAAAACCTGTTCAATCAGGTGGTGATGTAA
- a CDS encoding OprO/OprP family phosphate-selective porin has translation MMKKNVFAPNRVALAISATLLCLSTSAVASESDRINELEERLNQLEVELIEAKDAAKSTDRVKFKTGDPSPELISKDGQSTMQFTGRIQMDYVNADPFYTGDDREYTEGFDEVSFRRVRFGVEGYFSNVWKYSLEFDFDGASEVEVKDANVNYRGFENSEIKLGFQKFGYGMEATGSSKNLAFLERASTDTFSPDRAVGASWLYKGDGYNFTLGYGVTALLNDDDENEKLDVLNGRITYTPIKNSDHLLHLGASGLYTKTNDYTQKVRYRARPNTKATGRIIDTGKVKAESTQHYGIEAAYQHRNLLIQGEYAIAKTDAVEGEESISVNAGYIQAVYTLTGEKWGYSGKKGVFKTAKPDNAISAGGWGAWELAARIDIADFTDTDAGVDGGKKTDYVLGVNWYLENNLKAQFNYVHTQADYETAFEDINGNMVYEQDGNVFQARLQYAF, from the coding sequence ATGATGAAGAAAAATGTGTTTGCTCCTAACCGTGTTGCCCTTGCCATTTCGGCAACGTTACTTTGCCTGTCAACCTCGGCTGTTGCCTCTGAGTCAGACCGCATCAATGAACTAGAAGAACGACTAAATCAACTTGAAGTTGAGCTCATCGAAGCGAAAGACGCCGCCAAAAGTACCGACCGCGTTAAGTTTAAAACTGGTGACCCATCACCAGAGTTAATTTCTAAAGATGGTCAATCAACAATGCAGTTTACCGGCCGGATTCAAATGGACTATGTCAACGCAGATCCTTTCTACACGGGCGATGATCGTGAATACACTGAAGGTTTTGATGAAGTGAGCTTCCGCCGTGTGCGCTTTGGCGTAGAAGGCTATTTCTCAAACGTTTGGAAATACTCGCTAGAGTTTGATTTTGATGGCGCTTCAGAGGTCGAAGTCAAAGATGCGAATGTAAACTATCGCGGCTTTGAAAACTCTGAGATCAAATTGGGTTTCCAAAAATTTGGCTACGGTATGGAGGCGACAGGCAGCTCTAAAAACTTAGCTTTCCTAGAGCGTGCGAGTACCGATACTTTCTCACCTGATCGCGCAGTAGGTGCATCTTGGCTATATAAAGGTGACGGTTATAACTTCACACTAGGCTACGGTGTAACCGCACTACTGAATGACGATGACGAAAATGAAAAGCTCGACGTTTTAAATGGTCGCATCACCTATACCCCAATCAAAAATAGCGACCACCTATTACACCTTGGCGCGAGTGGCCTTTACACCAAAACCAATGATTACACCCAAAAAGTTCGTTACCGTGCCCGCCCAAATACTAAGGCAACAGGTCGCATCATCGATACAGGCAAAGTGAAAGCTGAATCAACTCAGCACTATGGTATTGAAGCTGCTTATCAGCACCGCAACTTATTGATTCAAGGTGAATACGCAATAGCTAAAACCGATGCAGTAGAAGGTGAAGAGTCGATTTCCGTAAACGCTGGATACATTCAAGCTGTGTACACCTTAACTGGTGAAAAGTGGGGCTACAGTGGCAAGAAAGGCGTATTTAAAACGGCTAAGCCAGACAACGCAATTTCTGCCGGTGGCTGGGGCGCCTGGGAATTAGCCGCACGTATCGATATTGCTGACTTTACCGATACAGATGCTGGTGTTGATGGTGGTAAAAAAACCGACTATGTACTTGGTGTGAACTGGTATCTAGAAAATAACCTTAAAGCCCAGTTTAACTACGTCCACACTCAGGCGGACTATGAAACAGCCTTTGAAGACATCAACGGCAACATGGTCTACGAGCAAGATGGCAATGTATTCCAAGCCCGTCTGCAATACGCATTCTAA
- a CDS encoding CYTH domain-containing protein: MAQEIERKYLVKNEDFKAIAARQVRIIQGYLSSVPERTVRVRVKGDKGFLTIKGIGNESGASRYEWESEIPVAEAQDLLKICEPGVIDKTRYLVEYEGHIFEVDEFYQSNEGLVVAEVELQSEDQQVNKPSWLGEEVTGDARYYNSMLMKQPYTSW; the protein is encoded by the coding sequence ATGGCACAAGAAATTGAACGAAAGTATCTGGTAAAAAACGAAGATTTTAAAGCTATCGCAGCTCGCCAAGTGCGTATTATTCAAGGTTACTTAAGCTCAGTACCTGAGCGCACAGTACGCGTACGCGTTAAGGGCGACAAAGGCTTCTTAACCATTAAAGGTATTGGTAATGAGTCTGGCGCGTCACGCTACGAGTGGGAAAGCGAAATCCCAGTAGCAGAAGCACAAGATCTACTTAAAATCTGCGAGCCAGGCGTAATCGATAAAACCCGCTATTTAGTTGAATACGAAGGTCATATTTTTGAGGTAGATGAATTCTACCAAAGCAATGAAGGCCTAGTAGTTGCCGAAGTTGAACTACAAAGCGAAGATCAACAAGTGAACAAGCCAAGCTGGTTAGGTGAAGAAGTCACTGGTGATGCCCGCTACTACAATTCAATGCTTATGAAACAGCCTTACACTAGCTGGTAA
- a CDS encoding SLC13 family permease, producing MKNENISQVDPLDMSQYRMENLPVRSKSNFEQWLARAGIWIALAAFTCILMSDPASFLVNFDPEMLSKTAMANFQEYGLEMFSAKGNAMMAIFCAAVILWITEPFPNYLTSLMVIIAMVLTGVLPEKVAYAQLGHKIMWLNILSFVLASMLVTSGAAKRFALWFICRFGTSATPIFYSFMVINLVLSAFISATTAKAAILMPIFMVIAAVYGARGGDNKNNFGRNLVLQNLLQINLCAGAFVTGSGANLLAASLIAGAIGGSFFFADWMIVALPIVVAMIIVGWLIGTRIFFPLAPEERLPQIEGGMERLQQELLKMGKVSVREIKSLVIFITILVFWATDKYHGVSATAVAFIGAIVALMPRIGVVNWNEVDVPWHLLLFSAGAYTLGAGFKQTDLPNLVVNFGLEYFGLDDKTPFSVFYIALTGAMLLSSLVFQSKTMRTMLFVPIAIGIAQRFDFPVMSLALPVALLIEHVYVLPFNSKPALLLYSTDHYSLSDTFKFGFTMLMIGWVVSILMGETWFKWLGYTPNGVFW from the coding sequence ATGAAAAACGAAAATATCTCCCAAGTAGACCCATTGGATATGAGTCAATATCGGATGGAAAACCTACCGGTAAGAAGTAAAAGTAACTTTGAACAATGGCTGGCTAGGGCAGGTATTTGGATAGCGCTTGCCGCGTTTACTTGTATTCTCATGTCAGATCCTGCGTCTTTCTTGGTTAACTTTGACCCTGAGATGCTAAGTAAAACCGCAATGGCCAACTTTCAGGAGTACGGCCTAGAAATGTTTAGCGCTAAAGGTAATGCCATGATGGCTATCTTCTGTGCGGCGGTCATTTTGTGGATTACTGAGCCATTCCCTAACTACTTGACCTCATTGATGGTGATTATCGCCATGGTGCTAACGGGCGTATTACCAGAGAAAGTTGCCTACGCTCAGCTTGGTCACAAGATTATGTGGTTAAACATCTTGTCATTTGTGCTTGCGTCTATGCTAGTGACATCAGGTGCGGCGAAGCGCTTTGCCCTATGGTTTATTTGCCGCTTTGGTACCAGTGCAACGCCTATTTTTTACAGCTTTATGGTGATCAACCTGGTGCTGTCAGCATTTATTTCAGCAACCACCGCAAAAGCGGCGATCTTAATGCCTATCTTCATGGTAATTGCGGCTGTATATGGTGCGCGTGGCGGCGATAATAAAAATAATTTTGGTCGTAACCTTGTGTTGCAAAACTTGCTGCAAATTAACCTGTGTGCCGGCGCCTTCGTGACAGGCTCAGGTGCTAATTTACTGGCTGCAAGCCTAATTGCCGGTGCCATTGGTGGTAGCTTCTTCTTTGCTGACTGGATGATAGTAGCGCTGCCAATTGTGGTGGCGATGATTATTGTTGGCTGGTTGATTGGTACGCGAATTTTCTTCCCACTCGCGCCAGAGGAAAGACTGCCACAAATTGAAGGTGGTATGGAGCGCCTGCAACAAGAACTGCTGAAGATGGGCAAGGTGTCAGTGCGCGAAATTAAGTCACTGGTTATCTTTATTACTATTTTGGTGTTCTGGGCAACTGATAAATACCACGGTGTCAGCGCTACAGCTGTGGCCTTTATTGGTGCGATTGTGGCATTGATGCCGCGCATTGGTGTGGTTAACTGGAATGAAGTCGACGTACCTTGGCATTTACTCTTGTTCTCAGCAGGTGCGTATACTTTGGGCGCGGGTTTCAAACAGACAGATTTACCCAACCTAGTGGTTAACTTTGGTCTGGAGTACTTTGGCTTAGATGATAAAACACCATTTAGTGTGTTCTACATCGCACTCACAGGGGCAATGCTGTTAAGCTCGCTGGTATTCCAGTCGAAAACCATGCGTACCATGTTGTTCGTACCGATTGCGATAGGTATCGCCCAACGTTTTGATTTCCCCGTGATGAGCTTGGCGCTTCCGGTCGCTCTACTTATTGAGCATGTTTATGTACTGCCATTTAACAGTAAACCTGCGTTATTGCTTTATTCAACTGATCATTACAGTTTGAGTGACACCTTTAAGTTTGGCTTTACCATGCTAATGATAGGTTGGGTGGTCAGTATTTTAATGGGCGAAACCTGGTTCAAATGGTTAGGCTATACCCCTAATGGTGTCTTCTGGTAA
- a CDS encoding permease has translation MNTEMLMNTLNMFAFLTVELTLLFLAISYLVGVLQMYIPPAKIQSILSAKNGKGYVVAALLGAITPFCSCSTIPFLKGLLRAQAGFGTMMVFLFSSPLLNPIIIGLFAVTFGLKVTVFYFVFAMGISVIAGYLLEKLGFEKYVKPEAYIAPETKSCGSSCGGKTKPVSKWLTIWNSTWSDFKKVLPYLMAGIAIGSLIYGFMPTEFVASVASDDNPWAIPVSAVIGIPLYIRAEAVIPLSAALVAKGMGLGAVMALIIGSAGASLTEVVLLKSIFKNPMVITFVAVILTMAIVTGFAYQMLFV, from the coding sequence ATGAATACAGAAATGCTCATGAACACACTCAATATGTTTGCCTTTTTAACCGTTGAGCTAACCTTGCTATTTTTGGCAATTAGCTATCTGGTGGGCGTACTGCAAATGTATATTCCACCAGCAAAAATCCAGTCGATACTTAGCGCCAAGAATGGCAAAGGCTATGTGGTTGCTGCGCTGCTAGGTGCTATCACGCCATTTTGCTCATGCTCAACCATTCCTTTTCTAAAAGGGTTACTTAGAGCTCAAGCAGGCTTTGGCACCATGATGGTGTTTTTGTTCTCTAGCCCGTTACTCAACCCAATTATTATTGGCCTATTTGCGGTCACTTTTGGGCTTAAAGTCACCGTGTTTTACTTTGTATTTGCCATGGGAATTTCGGTCATTGCCGGTTACTTGCTAGAGAAGCTAGGTTTTGAAAAGTACGTCAAACCTGAGGCTTATATCGCGCCAGAGACTAAGTCGTGTGGCAGCAGTTGTGGCGGCAAAACAAAGCCTGTAAGTAAGTGGCTAACAATTTGGAACAGCACCTGGAGCGACTTTAAAAAAGTCCTACCTTACTTAATGGCAGGTATTGCAATTGGCTCATTAATTTATGGTTTTATGCCAACAGAATTTGTGGCAAGTGTCGCCAGTGATGACAACCCATGGGCGATTCCGGTGTCAGCGGTAATTGGTATTCCTTTGTATATTCGCGCTGAAGCAGTTATCCCATTGAGTGCAGCCTTGGTTGCTAAAGGCATGGGGCTAGGTGCGGTAATGGCATTGATTATTGGTAGTGCAGGTGCCAGTTTAACTGAGGTCGTGCTACTGAAATCTATCTTTAAAAACCCGATGGTAATCACCTTTGTCGCGGTTATCTTAACTATGGCAATAGTGACTGGTTTTGCTTATCAAATGCTGTTTGTATAA
- a CDS encoding ArsR/SmtB family transcription factor codes for MELEAVAKALKELGHPTRLMIYKSIVRAGHQGIPVGGLQQKLDIPGSTLSHHITGLVSAGLLKQRREGRTLFCTAQYEQLQQVIGFLVDECCVDECNAD; via the coding sequence ATGGAACTTGAGGCAGTTGCTAAGGCATTGAAAGAATTGGGGCATCCAACAAGATTGATGATCTACAAATCAATTGTTAGAGCTGGGCACCAAGGGATCCCTGTGGGTGGATTACAACAAAAGCTCGATATTCCCGGCTCTACGTTATCTCACCACATTACGGGGTTAGTCTCAGCAGGCTTACTTAAGCAGCGCCGTGAAGGGCGAACCTTATTTTGCACCGCGCAATATGAGCAATTACAGCAAGTGATTGGCTTTCTTGTAGACGAGTGCTGCGTTGATGAATGCAACGCTGACTAA
- a CDS encoding methyl-accepting chemotaxis protein has product MNLRSRFNLFLLPNVAFGLLTVATFTIYLSINAMQQNALEQLEAKQGLIAKSIAYWVDSNRQMLSSLANSPVVTDALTTSAKQAHASAHFASVADSYGYRNIAILNQDGTAIAASNPARVGKDYGHLSYVQQAQSTNEIVISSPRASRVDGTLLISFAKQIRSETGSTRGSIFLSVPLNNFYQQHVDVTQESPNSYAFILTQDCQPLAYRDMQTKSQPHFDKLCRQTGVQHNFSDNGIEYLAISHREPTTGWYIITATKQQVLDDSFTALSSSAAFIAILAIIIMVFVVIKLVGIITQGLSTITAAADDLADGDIELHHLDQNKWRAQLNRQDELGHMANAMQRLIDNQQHQVRTAQRIANGELMHQIRHASKHDVLGQALTSMQASLKTLVSSVKATSMQVSSATESLNNDGQHLAEGATEQLASVSSISAALQEIDSQIQLTAQSAMQMNQQGQQTLIAAEEGNVHISQLTESLQAINDSGAQIADIMKEITNIAEQTNLIALNAAIEAARAGEFGRGFSVVADEVRNLASRSAQAANKTSSLVNHSLEKMAEGNQIADQTATVFANIVEQVTTSAEQLDAIAQGSQEQAGATAELTEGLAQIDSVGQHVTAIANQVALQGQELAELTEQLQQASCQFKSDE; this is encoded by the coding sequence ATGAATTTGCGCTCTCGGTTCAATCTGTTTCTGCTGCCCAATGTGGCATTTGGTCTGCTTACTGTTGCCACTTTTACCATCTATTTAAGCATCAATGCTATGCAGCAAAACGCCCTTGAACAGCTTGAAGCCAAGCAAGGGTTAATTGCCAAATCCATTGCTTACTGGGTCGACAGTAACCGGCAAATGCTGTCATCCCTCGCTAACAGCCCGGTTGTGACCGATGCGCTTACAACAAGTGCCAAACAAGCTCACGCATCGGCGCATTTTGCCAGTGTTGCCGATAGTTATGGCTATCGCAATATCGCCATCCTTAATCAAGATGGCACGGCTATCGCTGCGTCAAACCCAGCTCGAGTAGGCAAAGACTATGGTCACTTGTCTTATGTACAGCAGGCGCAGTCAACCAATGAGATCGTTATATCTTCACCACGTGCTAGTCGAGTTGATGGTACCTTGCTGATTAGCTTTGCCAAACAAATAAGGTCTGAAACGGGCAGCACTCGCGGCAGTATTTTCTTAAGCGTACCGCTGAATAACTTTTATCAGCAACACGTGGATGTCACTCAAGAATCACCTAATAGCTATGCATTTATCCTTACCCAAGATTGCCAACCGCTAGCTTATCGAGATATGCAAACTAAGTCGCAACCACACTTCGACAAGCTCTGTCGCCAAACGGGTGTGCAGCATAACTTTAGTGACAACGGCATTGAGTATTTGGCGATTAGCCATCGAGAGCCAACAACTGGCTGGTACATAATCACAGCAACCAAGCAACAGGTGCTAGATGATAGCTTTACCGCACTGAGCTCAAGCGCAGCTTTCATCGCTATATTAGCCATCATCATTATGGTTTTTGTTGTCATCAAACTCGTCGGCATTATCACCCAGGGGTTATCGACCATTACCGCTGCCGCAGATGATTTGGCAGACGGTGATATTGAATTACACCACCTCGACCAAAACAAATGGCGCGCCCAGCTTAATCGCCAAGACGAGCTTGGGCATATGGCGAACGCCATGCAACGACTTATCGACAACCAGCAGCATCAAGTACGCACGGCCCAACGCATTGCTAATGGTGAGTTAATGCATCAGATAAGACATGCCAGTAAACATGATGTGTTAGGGCAAGCACTAACAAGCATGCAAGCCAGTCTTAAAACCTTGGTCAGCTCAGTCAAAGCCACCAGCATGCAAGTATCTAGCGCTACTGAGTCGCTAAACAATGACGGCCAACACCTTGCTGAGGGTGCAACCGAACAACTAGCATCAGTATCTTCAATCAGCGCAGCACTACAAGAGATTGATAGCCAAATTCAGCTTACCGCGCAATCAGCGATGCAAATGAATCAACAGGGACAACAAACGCTCATCGCTGCAGAGGAAGGTAATGTCCATATCAGCCAGCTAACTGAGTCACTGCAAGCTATCAATGACTCAGGCGCACAGATCGCCGACATCATGAAAGAGATCACCAATATTGCCGAGCAAACTAACCTCATAGCCTTAAACGCGGCCATTGAGGCGGCGCGCGCAGGCGAGTTTGGTCGGGGTTTTTCAGTGGTGGCTGATGAGGTACGAAATCTTGCATCACGCAGTGCTCAAGCGGCAAATAAGACATCTTCACTGGTTAATCATTCGCTTGAGAAAATGGCTGAGGGCAATCAAATTGCAGACCAAACTGCTACAGTATTTGCCAACATTGTTGAGCAGGTAACGACCTCGGCAGAGCAGCTTGATGCCATTGCACAAGGCAGTCAGGAACAAGCAGGTGCCACTGCCGAATTGACCGAAGGCTTAGCGCAAATAGACTCAGTGGGGCAGCATGTGACCGCAATTGCCAATCAGGTTGCCCTGCAAGGTCAGGAACTTGCCGAGCTAACCGAGCAACTGCAGCAAGCCAGCTGTCAGTTTAAAAGCGATGAGTAG
- a CDS encoding methyl-accepting chemotaxis protein, which yields MKISTLTRIASALLIVIAIAMAVVIFWSNQERQAIELQSDKLQELQKRFLVDIKEELHDYLNSGNAALLEQAKQDLQQTQNELGTFTGLDTQTTLSAIESFITALGGEYRAAGKLAGNPRQLLSHAESEMLDYNYHLANYSFKGQATNPDLANQYLSLVNDLPQLVNELSQVTTGYLINKNQQLQPVLARLIEQLQAWNQRLTALPLIGIYITEEVDEFALGDDEPETIEVGEEYRSELLSLSSRYSKEVDNTHRMLNENQRIQQALITDLGQIESQLLELGNMQKRKAQQLKSTLTIAIVVMVSILIAFSLIYLVLQQRRVIKPLKHLNHAFHQLSESNSREPLNITRRCETGQIANHFNQMLQRFEQEDEQQRQQISVISQSLSQLVNRITDISSSTARTQSVVVNAQQQTEQIRQLATEVSETSNQVEQTAEKTKSHMLQSQKEAEAVLSASEQSQQAVEHCHQSLASLTSSVTDVSQIIDVIGNIAEQTNLLALNAAIEAARAGEQGRGFAVVADEVRNLSQRTKTSLEEVMAILNKLTKANADLTTRVEGIEQTTLSQKQRAHKLWQVAQSVQQQASEMAVTAKQGAHSSQSQVVHLDEFVSAMDSLKDHAQAATAQTNLIAGEVSQSVEDIEVSLGIKSA from the coding sequence ATGAAGATATCCACATTAACTCGCATCGCCTCTGCACTTTTAATTGTTATTGCTATTGCAATGGCAGTGGTGATTTTTTGGAGTAACCAAGAACGTCAGGCGATTGAGCTGCAAAGCGATAAGCTGCAAGAACTGCAAAAGCGCTTTCTTGTGGATATTAAAGAAGAACTTCATGATTATCTCAACAGTGGCAACGCCGCACTGCTTGAACAAGCCAAGCAAGATCTGCAGCAAACCCAAAACGAGCTAGGTACATTTACTGGGCTGGATACCCAAACAACCTTGAGTGCTATTGAATCTTTCATTACTGCACTTGGCGGCGAATATCGCGCAGCGGGGAAATTAGCAGGCAACCCGAGGCAGTTGCTGTCTCACGCAGAGTCTGAAATGCTCGACTACAACTATCACCTTGCTAACTATAGTTTCAAAGGTCAGGCAACTAACCCTGATCTTGCTAACCAATACCTAAGTTTGGTTAACGATTTACCGCAGCTTGTTAATGAACTTTCACAGGTCACCACCGGCTATTTAATCAATAAAAATCAGCAGCTACAACCAGTATTAGCAAGATTGATTGAGCAGCTTCAAGCATGGAATCAAAGGCTAACCGCCCTGCCGCTTATTGGAATTTACATCACCGAAGAAGTTGATGAGTTCGCTCTTGGCGATGATGAGCCTGAAACCATCGAGGTTGGTGAAGAGTATCGCTCAGAGTTACTGAGTTTAAGCTCGCGCTACAGTAAAGAAGTCGACAATACTCATCGCATGCTCAATGAAAATCAGCGTATTCAGCAAGCCCTCATCACCGACCTTGGACAAATCGAGTCTCAATTACTTGAGCTGGGCAATATGCAAAAGCGCAAGGCTCAGCAACTGAAAAGTACTCTGACGATTGCCATCGTGGTTATGGTGTCTATTTTGATTGCCTTCTCACTCATCTATTTAGTACTGCAACAGCGCCGAGTAATCAAGCCGCTGAAACACTTAAACCATGCCTTCCACCAGCTGAGTGAAAGTAATAGCCGCGAGCCACTGAATATTACCCGTCGCTGTGAAACAGGGCAGATAGCCAACCACTTCAATCAAATGTTGCAGCGTTTTGAGCAAGAAGATGAACAGCAACGCCAACAGATCAGCGTGATCTCTCAGTCATTGTCGCAACTGGTAAATCGTATTACTGATATTTCCAGCAGCACAGCGCGCACTCAATCAGTGGTAGTCAATGCGCAACAGCAAACTGAGCAAATCCGCCAGCTGGCGACTGAGGTCAGCGAAACCTCAAATCAAGTAGAGCAAACCGCTGAAAAAACCAAATCACACATGCTGCAAAGTCAAAAAGAAGCCGAAGCCGTTTTGTCAGCAAGCGAGCAGTCACAACAAGCGGTTGAGCATTGTCATCAATCATTAGCCAGCTTAACGTCATCGGTGACCGATGTATCTCAAATTATTGATGTGATTGGCAACATCGCTGAGCAAACGAATCTACTGGCGCTCAATGCGGCAATTGAAGCAGCAAGAGCTGGCGAGCAAGGCCGCGGCTTTGCCGTGGTAGCTGATGAAGTACGTAATCTATCTCAGCGCACCAAAACCTCCCTTGAAGAAGTCATGGCGATTCTCAATAAACTCACCAAAGCCAATGCAGATTTAACCACGCGTGTTGAAGGCATTGAGCAAACGACCTTAAGCCAGAAACAGCGTGCCCATAAACTATGGCAGGTCGCTCAAAGCGTGCAGCAGCAAGCCTCAGAAATGGCAGTAACCGCCAAACAAGGCGCGCACAGCTCGCAGTCGCAAGTCGTGCACCTTGATGAGTTTGTTAGCGCGATGGATAGCTTAAAAGATCATGCTCAAGCGGCAACCGCACAAACAAATTTAATTGCGGGTGAAGTGTCGCAGTCCGTCGAAGATATTGAAGTTAGCTTAGGCATCAAGTCTGCCTAA
- a CDS encoding DUF47 domain-containing protein produces MFGFSRLSSLLSKSSSTETKVYLFLDQVTLSHHQFTLLWKSYLKYGADSEQFTDALAKLQAIEHQADKLKREIEQTLYRKTLIPDLRSDVASLIEQTDRLINRQETVGLHLKIERPAIPYELHEDVLAQIATIADTIDHTILCAKSYFTDLQRVQEYHQKVIAFETDADEACTRVKTHLFNLDIPLMQKVQLRYFFDRIDRVANLAEDISDRISIFTLKRAQ; encoded by the coding sequence ATGTTTGGTTTTTCTCGGCTCAGCTCTTTGCTGTCTAAAAGTAGCTCTACAGAAACTAAAGTGTACCTATTTTTGGATCAGGTCACTTTATCCCACCATCAATTCACTCTGCTATGGAAAAGCTATTTAAAATACGGCGCAGACAGTGAACAATTCACTGATGCACTCGCCAAACTGCAAGCTATTGAACATCAAGCCGACAAGCTAAAACGCGAAATTGAACAAACCCTTTACCGCAAAACCTTAATTCCAGACTTACGATCAGATGTTGCCTCGCTAATTGAGCAAACCGACAGACTCATTAATCGCCAGGAAACCGTAGGCTTACATCTTAAAATTGAACGACCAGCCATTCCTTACGAATTACATGAAGATGTGCTGGCGCAAATTGCTACCATTGCGGACACCATAGACCACACCATACTTTGTGCCAAAAGCTACTTTACCGATCTACAGCGCGTGCAAGAGTATCACCAAAAAGTCATCGCCTTTGAAACTGATGCTGATGAAGCCTGCACCCGGGTAAAAACCCACTTGTTTAATCTCGATATTCCGTTAATGCAAAAGGTACAGTTACGTTACTTTTTCGACCGCATTGACAGAGTAGCCAACCTAGCCGAAGACATCAGCGACCGCATATCTATTTTCACCCTTAAACGTGCACAGTAA
- a CDS encoding DUF1569 domain-containing protein, translated as MATDHQRRNLVIGIAVGSVMLSAGGWFAIDGNNKPLTIAAALVELDQLLAAYANNNASVNGEWDLAQMLNHCAQSVEYSLSGFPEHKSDLFKHSVGALAFTAFAAKGRMTHGLSEPIPGAPTLAAGGSVAAAAQRFKASLAQFHSFSGMLMPHFAYGYLSKAQYELAHVMHFYNHLTQVVHHG; from the coding sequence ATGGCGACAGATCATCAGCGCCGTAATCTAGTGATTGGCATCGCGGTTGGCAGCGTGATGCTGTCGGCAGGAGGCTGGTTTGCCATAGATGGCAACAACAAGCCGTTAACTATCGCTGCAGCGCTTGTTGAGCTAGATCAGCTACTAGCTGCTTATGCCAATAACAACGCTTCAGTTAATGGTGAGTGGGACTTGGCACAAATGCTCAATCACTGCGCTCAGAGTGTGGAATATTCACTAAGTGGGTTTCCTGAGCATAAGTCTGATTTATTCAAGCACAGTGTTGGTGCATTAGCGTTTACAGCCTTTGCTGCCAAAGGGCGCATGACTCACGGGTTAAGCGAGCCTATTCCTGGCGCGCCAACGCTCGCTGCTGGTGGCTCAGTCGCAGCAGCAGCGCAGCGATTTAAAGCATCCCTTGCTCAGTTTCATAGCTTTAGCGGCATGCTCATGCCGCACTTTGCTTACGGTTATTTGTCGAAAGCTCAGTATGAGCTGGCGCACGTGATGCACTTTTACAATCATCTGACGCAAGTGGTTCATCACGGCTAG